From Qingrenia yutianensis, the proteins below share one genomic window:
- a CDS encoding alpha-galactosidase, with protein MSVQYFENEKIFMLQGRKSTYAFEIQNGGAVCNLHWGGKVNDVIDLPTTEELVNHISTGPFSQVNTDDRQEYRPFGGKSVTDPALKITFKDGTRNVFLNYVSHKIDNDTLYVVTKDPKYPVEVTLVYRLIEEFDIIERKAVIKNTGDEDFVIENAFSAKYYLPNIDKYRLTYFPGAYYHEFQRTQEIIKNGRRVVETRKGLSGNDAMPFFMIDDTTAVEEFGGVYFGTLIWSGNWKFIFERDQTDRIVITCGANDFDFDVCLEGGQTYETPVIAAGYTNGGFGNVTRNLHRYEKKEIIHPTEKDRILPVIYNTAGSLRNAANEEIVLKEVDMAHEAGIELFVLEGGWTGTEDIGSPTNNGQSHRLGFGTWTVNKVRFPNGLKAISDRVHSYGMKFGLWIEPESVFPLNELVTEHPDWIVGYDHRDLEIKGIGCYSLNMANDDACEYITNVLIKLISENGIDYIKNDFNRANTHLGWRGEEIKHQKEAWDKYVRNMWKCYGTVKEKFPNLIFENSAGGGKRTDLGMLKFAGRMHRSDNQDPVDSLKMHEGFTYLLPSKFAGGACFISDLYSQLVNRRKTTMEFQAHVGMMSGLSVSLKFAELSDDRMAELKRLLALNKEIRETVQTGEFYRLVSIYERPYCAYQFRGNDGKRSIVFCFAENIAFGKTADFIRLKALDPDKKYKVTGNGTYYKYHTTSPKYKTEIPSHKKDYGIHTGAGLMNVGIQIGIHGQGSSEILVVEEQ; from the coding sequence ATGTCTGTTCAGTATTTTGAAAACGAGAAAATTTTTATGCTTCAGGGGCGCAAAAGCACCTACGCTTTTGAAATTCAGAACGGCGGTGCGGTTTGCAATCTGCACTGGGGCGGAAAGGTTAACGATGTTATTGACCTTCCGACAACCGAGGAGCTTGTAAACCACATTTCAACCGGTCCGTTTTCGCAGGTTAACACCGACGACCGCCAGGAATACAGACCGTTCGGCGGTAAATCCGTTACCGACCCGGCGCTCAAAATCACATTTAAAGACGGCACGCGTAACGTTTTTTTGAATTATGTATCACACAAGATAGATAACGACACTCTTTATGTTGTTACAAAAGACCCGAAATATCCCGTTGAGGTTACGCTCGTTTACCGTCTTATCGAGGAATTTGACATAATCGAGCGAAAGGCGGTAATTAAAAACACCGGAGATGAAGATTTTGTAATCGAAAATGCGTTTTCGGCAAAATATTATCTTCCCAATATTGACAAATACCGTCTTACATATTTCCCCGGCGCGTATTATCACGAATTTCAGAGAACACAGGAAATCATCAAAAATGGGCGCCGTGTTGTGGAAACGCGCAAAGGCTTGTCAGGCAACGACGCTATGCCGTTTTTTATGATTGACGATACAACCGCGGTTGAGGAATTCGGCGGTGTTTATTTTGGTACGCTTATTTGGAGCGGTAACTGGAAATTTATTTTCGAGCGCGATCAGACTGACAGAATTGTTATCACTTGCGGTGCAAACGATTTTGATTTTGACGTTTGTCTTGAGGGCGGTCAGACATACGAAACACCCGTTATTGCCGCGGGCTACACCAACGGCGGTTTCGGCAACGTTACGCGAAATCTGCACAGATACGAGAAAAAAGAAATTATCCACCCGACCGAAAAGGACAGAATTCTGCCCGTTATCTATAACACGGCCGGAAGTCTGCGAAATGCTGCAAACGAAGAAATTGTTTTAAAAGAAGTTGATATGGCGCACGAGGCAGGCATTGAGCTTTTTGTACTTGAGGGAGGCTGGACAGGTACGGAGGATATCGGCTCGCCGACAAACAACGGTCAGTCGCACAGGCTCGGTTTCGGCACGTGGACGGTCAACAAGGTGCGTTTTCCCAACGGACTTAAGGCAATTTCGGACAGAGTTCATTCGTACGGTATGAAATTCGGTTTGTGGATTGAGCCGGAGTCGGTATTTCCTTTGAACGAACTTGTCACCGAGCACCCCGACTGGATTGTCGGCTACGACCACCGCGACCTTGAAATTAAAGGTATCGGCTGTTATTCGCTCAATATGGCGAACGACGACGCGTGCGAATACATAACAAACGTGCTTATAAAGCTTATAAGCGAAAACGGCATTGACTACATCAAAAACGATTTTAACCGCGCAAACACGCATCTCGGCTGGAGAGGCGAGGAGATTAAGCATCAAAAAGAGGCGTGGGACAAATATGTGAGAAATATGTGGAAATGCTACGGCACAGTTAAGGAAAAGTTCCCGAACCTCATATTTGAAAATTCCGCCGGCGGAGGAAAAAGAACCGACCTCGGTATGCTGAAATTTGCCGGACGGATGCACCGAAGCGACAATCAGGACCCTGTGGACAGCCTTAAAATGCACGAGGGATTTACATATCTTTTGCCGTCGAAATTTGCAGGCGGTGCGTGCTTTATTTCGGATTTGTACTCTCAGCTTGTAAACAGGCGCAAAACCACTATGGAATTTCAGGCGCACGTCGGTATGATGAGCGGACTTTCGGTGTCGCTTAAATTTGCGGAGCTGTCCGACGATAGAATGGCGGAATTGAAACGTTTGCTTGCGCTTAACAAAGAAATCCGCGAAACCGTTCAGACGGGCGAATTTTACCGACTTGTTTCAATTTACGAACGTCCGTACTGCGCGTATCAGTTTAGGGGCAATGACGGAAAAAGGAGTATTGTTTTCTGTTTTGCCGAAAATATCGCATTCGGCAAAACCGCCGATTTTATACGTTTGAAAGCGCTTGACCCCGACAAAAAGTACAAGGTTACGGGCAACGGAACATATTATAAATATCACACAACGTCGCCGAAATACAAAACCGAAATTCCGTCGCATAAAAAAGATTACGGTATTCACACCGGCGCAGGTCTTATGAATGTCGGAATTCAGATTGGTATTCACGGTCAGGGAAGCAGTGAAATCCTCGTTGTTGAGGAGCAGTAA